One window of Paenibacillus sp. FSL K6-3182 genomic DNA carries:
- the floA gene encoding flotillin-like protein FloA (flotillin-like protein involved in membrane lipid rafts), with protein sequence MDPIVSFLILAVVVIIVLSVFLSFFPIMLWVSALASGVRVGIITLVAMRLRRVVPSRIVNPLIKATKAGLGLNINQLESHFLAGGNVDRVVNALIAAQRANIPLIFERAAAIDLAGRDVLQAVQMSVNPRVIETPIVAAVAKDGIEVKVKARVTVRANIERLVGGAGEETIIARVGEGIVTTVGSAGSHKDVLENPDMISRTVLGKGLDAGTAFEILSIDIADVDVGKNIGAHLQTEQAEADKKIAQAKAEERRAMAVAHEQEMKAKVVEMEARVVESESQVPLAMAEALRNGKIGVMDYMNLKNIEADTHMRSSIGKQDSSTDIKDGR encoded by the coding sequence ATGGATCCTATCGTATCTTTTTTAATTTTGGCTGTCGTTGTTATTATTGTACTGTCCGTATTCTTAAGCTTTTTCCCGATTATGCTGTGGGTATCTGCATTAGCATCGGGCGTTAGAGTTGGAATTATTACGCTCGTTGCCATGCGTCTTCGCCGCGTCGTACCAAGCAGAATCGTCAACCCGTTAATTAAGGCAACAAAAGCAGGGCTGGGACTTAACATAAACCAGCTTGAGAGTCACTTCTTGGCAGGCGGTAACGTCGATCGGGTTGTCAATGCGTTGATTGCAGCGCAACGTGCGAACATTCCACTTATATTCGAACGTGCGGCGGCTATCGATTTGGCTGGTCGTGATGTATTGCAAGCCGTACAAATGAGCGTTAATCCGCGCGTCATTGAAACACCAATCGTAGCTGCGGTTGCGAAGGATGGTATTGAAGTGAAAGTAAAAGCTCGTGTTACGGTTCGTGCCAACATTGAACGCCTAGTCGGTGGTGCGGGTGAAGAAACTATCATTGCTCGTGTTGGTGAAGGGATTGTAACGACTGTAGGTTCTGCTGGCTCACATAAAGACGTTTTGGAAAATCCGGACATGATCTCTCGCACTGTGCTTGGCAAAGGGCTTGACGCAGGTACAGCGTTTGAAATATTGTCGATCGATATCGCGGACGTTGATGTAGGCAAAAACATTGGTGCACATCTTCAAACGGAACAAGCGGAAGCGGACAAAAAAATCGCTCAAGCAAAAGCCGAGGAGCGCCGTGCGATGGCCGTTGCTCACGAACAGGAAATGAAAGCAAAAGTCGTTGAGATGGAAGCGCGCGTAGTAGAGTCGGAATCACAAGTTCCACTTGCCATGGCTGAAGCGCTTAGAAACGGGAAAATTGGCGTTATGGACTATATGAACTTGAAAAACATCGAAGCGGATACCCATATGCGCAGCTCTATCGGCAAGCAGGACAGTTCTACAGACATTAAAGACGGCCGATAA
- a CDS encoding nodulation protein NfeD has protein sequence MNRWRRSMSATPIALIAAVLMVTLAALFGSPGEKAKAANEVGPAVYVIPVKQTVESGLQSFLERAFKEAEEAKAEHVILVINTLGGKVVNAEEIGHLIRESAIPTTAFVEGKAVSAGTYIALNADNIIMQPGSTIGAAAVVNGSGTLEDNPKTISYWTSEMSESAGLQGRDKNIAVAMADPNATVELKDKLGRDKLKGEILTLSASEAEKVGYSEHTAANVDEAVKWLGLEGRTQIEVVPSLAENVARWLLNPIVMTILLILGIAGIVIEMIIPGFGVPGVVGILSFALYFFGHYVAGFAGMESVVLFVIGIALLIIEVFVPSFGILGLLGSAALVAGVVTAASDPMTAFISIVIALVVATILIVIFIRMNKSRGIWNKFILREKLTTEQGFVSADIKDSLLGLQGTTITPLRPAGTIVMNDKRIDVVTSGEFIDTNRTVTVIKAEGTWVVVKEVTK, from the coding sequence ATGAATCGATGGCGAAGAAGTATGTCCGCCACTCCAATCGCATTGATCGCAGCGGTGTTAATGGTGACGCTTGCAGCATTATTTGGTTCACCGGGGGAGAAAGCAAAGGCAGCAAATGAAGTTGGCCCAGCAGTGTATGTGATTCCCGTTAAACAAACGGTGGAATCGGGGCTTCAATCCTTTTTGGAGAGAGCCTTTAAAGAAGCTGAGGAAGCAAAAGCTGAGCATGTGATTCTCGTTATTAATACGCTTGGCGGCAAAGTCGTAAACGCAGAGGAAATTGGTCATCTTATAAGGGAGAGCGCTATTCCTACTACGGCATTTGTTGAGGGGAAAGCAGTATCAGCAGGCACTTATATTGCTTTGAATGCTGACAATATTATTATGCAGCCAGGCAGCACGATAGGTGCAGCTGCAGTGGTGAATGGCTCGGGAACTTTAGAGGATAATCCCAAAACGATTTCCTATTGGACCTCTGAAATGAGCGAGTCTGCAGGATTACAGGGTCGCGATAAGAATATCGCTGTCGCTATGGCGGATCCGAATGCAACAGTGGAGCTGAAAGACAAGCTTGGCAGAGATAAGCTGAAGGGAGAAATTCTTACCCTGTCAGCAAGTGAAGCTGAGAAAGTCGGATACTCTGAGCATACAGCAGCGAACGTTGATGAAGCAGTCAAATGGCTGGGCTTGGAAGGCAGAACACAAATTGAGGTTGTTCCGTCACTTGCGGAAAATGTAGCTAGATGGCTGCTCAATCCAATCGTTATGACGATTTTGCTCATACTTGGCATTGCAGGTATCGTTATTGAAATGATCATTCCAGGCTTTGGAGTACCGGGCGTTGTCGGAATATTATCGTTTGCCCTTTATTTCTTTGGCCACTATGTTGCTGGATTTGCTGGAATGGAGTCGGTCGTGCTGTTTGTAATTGGAATAGCCTTGCTCATAATCGAAGTGTTTGTACCAAGCTTTGGGATTTTGGGCTTGCTCGGCAGTGCTGCGTTGGTAGCAGGAGTCGTTACCGCTGCTTCAGACCCAATGACGGCTTTCATATCGATCGTCATTGCGTTAGTTGTTGCCACCATTCTAATCGTTATTTTTATTAGAATGAACAAATCCAGAGGTATTTGGAACAAATTTATATTGCGCGAGAAGCTGACAACGGAGCAAGGTTTTGTTTCTGCGGATATTAAGGATTCACTGCTCGGATTGCAAGGGACAACAATTACTCCGCTGAGACCAGCAGGAACAATTGTTATGAATGACAAGCGAATTGATGTCGTTACCTCTGGTGAGTTTATCGATACGAACCGAACGGTGACAGTCATTAAAGCGGAAGGTACTTGGGTCGTTGTCAAAGAAGTAACAAAATAG
- a CDS encoding GatB/YqeY domain-containing protein, with amino-acid sequence MNLSERLTDDMKQAMKNQDKFKLSVIRMMRASVKNLEIDLKRPLDDNEVLDILSREIKQRKDSLQEFKKASRDDLVAGLVVEIEIISQYLPEQLTEEEIQEIVTQTIHELGASSKADMGKVMSALLPKTKGRADGKLVNQLVQQHLN; translated from the coding sequence ATGAACCTGAGCGAAAGATTGACCGATGATATGAAGCAAGCCATGAAGAATCAGGACAAGTTTAAACTTTCCGTTATTCGTATGATGCGCGCGTCAGTGAAAAACTTGGAAATCGATCTCAAGCGTCCATTGGACGATAACGAAGTGCTTGATATATTGAGTCGCGAAATCAAACAACGTAAAGATTCCCTCCAAGAATTTAAAAAAGCCAGCCGCGATGATTTAGTAGCGGGTCTTGTGGTCGAAATTGAAATTATTAGTCAATACCTTCCCGAACAGCTGACTGAAGAAGAGATTCAAGAGATAGTAACGCAGACCATCCATGAACTCGGTGCTTCTTCCAAAGCCGATATGGGAAAAGTTATGAGTGCCCTTTTGCCTAAAACAAAAGGACGCGCTGACGGTAAACTAGTAAATCAGCTCGTTCAGCAACATCTCAACTAA
- the rpsU gene encoding 30S ribosomal protein S21 yields MSETKVRKNETIDAALRRFKRSIAKDGVLAEVKKRKHYEKPSVKRKKKSEAARKRKF; encoded by the coding sequence GTGTCTGAAACTAAAGTTCGCAAAAACGAAACTATTGATGCTGCGCTTCGCCGCTTTAAACGTTCCATCGCTAAAGATGGTGTTCTAGCTGAGGTGAAAAAACGCAAGCATTATGAAAAGCCAAGTGTAAAGCGCAAGAAGAAGTCTGAGGCTGCGCGCAAGAGAAAGTTTTAG
- a CDS encoding histidine triad nucleotide-binding protein, which yields MDCIFCKLIEGAIPSKKVFENDRILAFHDIQPAAPVHILIIPKKHIATMNDVTDEDDEVIAEMFAVARQIAKEQGIAESGYRLVNNVNADGGQLVYHLHIHVLGGTKLSSRVVDI from the coding sequence ATGGACTGTATTTTCTGTAAATTAATCGAGGGTGCAATACCTTCGAAGAAGGTATTTGAGAATGACAGAATTCTCGCATTCCACGATATACAGCCAGCTGCTCCTGTACATATTCTTATCATTCCTAAGAAGCATATCGCAACGATGAATGATGTTACCGATGAAGATGACGAGGTTATAGCCGAGATGTTCGCGGTAGCTCGTCAAATCGCAAAGGAACAAGGAATTGCGGAGTCAGGCTATCGACTGGTCAACAATGTTAATGCCGACGGAGGACAGCTTGTTTATCATCTGCATATCCATGTATTGGGGGGAACGAAACTTTCTTCTCGGGTTGTAGATATCTAA
- the addA gene encoding helicase-exonuclease AddAB subunit AddA, whose protein sequence is MMHTAKDSPKPENSTWTDDQWDAIVTSGSNILVAAAAGSGKTAVLVERIIRKISANADVDRLLVATFTKAAAAEMKDRIRNALELELEKQPDSEHLRRQLALMNRASITTLHSFCMDVIRRYYPLIGLDPGFRIANETESELMRLDVLDQLFEQKYEGAGDNGAFLRLADRYGGERGDEPLYRLVQQLFDFAQSHPWPEYWLRQTADAFNIADVAALQNSTWVLSLIGDIEMALEGASSLLHQALELTRQPAGPAPYAATFDDDLQIISSLSELVHSMPWECWIAPFQSIEFGKLKAMRGDEYDKSFQEQAKELRDQAKKLITSLSDELFGRSAEQFLEELQELAPLMKALSELVIEFGQGYEAAKRAKGMLDFGDLEHYCLRILRDPSSTPEQMLPSIAAIEFQQQFDEILLDEYQDTNMVQEAIVSLIERPGAGNRFMVGDVKQSIYGFRLAEPKLFLQKYKSYLSRHEMNKRSETDESDALRIDLARNFRSRSEVVDGVNAVFRAIMRETVAEMDYDERAELVCGATYPDPVPADRCQVEFAVLNKADADDEETADADNSESSEGQGEGEQGENGTLLESASELKAAQLEARWIAQQLQSLIDSGFQVYDGKRRENRSMQWRDVVILLRATQQWAPIIIEELQGSGIPAYAELSSGYFEATEVETMLSLLRVIDNPYQDIPLAAALRSPLFALNGEELARIRIQSAKSTYYDAVLQAAGDLFMDEDTRRKLSLFLDSLDRWREEARQGSLANLLWEIYRETGYYDFVGGLPGGTQRQANLRALHDRARQYEATSFRGLFRFLRFIERMRDSGGDLGTARALGEQEDVVRIMSIHKSKGLEFPVVFVAGLGKLFNQQDVRSAFLKHKELGFGPRFVDPALRISYPTLPYLAIRRAMRKEMLAEEMRILYVALTRPKEKMFLVATVADAEAKLKRWLSSVDASGKMSDFRVAAARSFIDWLGPLAARQINDSQLADYNAPNWHAGVVSASIFGTEAAAASETELQDQDKEERLQAVTSLSLLEHVEADDELRERLEWHYPHQEAAALAAKTSVTEMKRLYSEEQEDAVPLDELNQHQANTHLQEAATASEASYTFRLRRPAFMEEKSLTAAEKGSVNHLLMQLVSLTEEIDEPMLKQTLDHMIEQRLLTVKQSEAIDLPNVAAFFRSELGQRLLNANWVRREVPFSCMFPAKRVYPNSDLDEPILIQGVIDCLFEDAAGVVLLDYKTDRIYKEQWVEAAERHRFQLELYAEAIESVLGRKVDESHVFFFDGGQSVHLKRTNQI, encoded by the coding sequence ATGATGCACACTGCAAAGGATTCGCCCAAGCCGGAAAATAGTACATGGACCGATGATCAATGGGATGCAATCGTTACAAGCGGCTCGAACATCCTTGTAGCTGCTGCAGCGGGTTCTGGTAAAACAGCCGTACTCGTTGAGCGAATCATCCGTAAAATATCAGCGAACGCCGATGTTGACCGTCTGCTCGTTGCAACCTTTACGAAGGCGGCTGCAGCGGAAATGAAGGATAGGATTCGAAACGCTTTAGAGCTTGAATTGGAAAAGCAACCCGATTCGGAGCATTTGCGAAGGCAACTCGCCCTAATGAATAGAGCATCGATTACGACACTACACTCGTTTTGTATGGACGTCATTAGGCGTTACTATCCGTTAATCGGGCTTGATCCTGGCTTTCGTATTGCAAACGAGACCGAAAGCGAGCTAATGCGCCTTGACGTTCTCGATCAGCTATTTGAGCAAAAGTATGAAGGGGCTGGCGATAACGGCGCTTTTCTAAGGCTTGCCGATCGTTATGGCGGTGAGCGCGGCGATGAGCCTTTGTATCGGCTGGTTCAACAATTGTTCGACTTTGCGCAAAGCCATCCATGGCCTGAATATTGGCTTAGGCAAACCGCAGATGCCTTTAATATCGCGGATGTCGCAGCGCTGCAAAACAGTACGTGGGTTCTCAGTTTAATAGGCGATATTGAGATGGCTTTAGAAGGAGCGAGCTCGCTGCTGCACCAAGCCTTAGAGCTAACGCGACAACCTGCTGGCCCAGCACCTTATGCGGCTACCTTTGATGATGATTTGCAAATCATTAGCAGTCTCTCGGAACTGGTACATTCCATGCCCTGGGAATGTTGGATAGCGCCTTTTCAGTCCATCGAATTCGGCAAGCTGAAGGCGATGCGCGGCGATGAATATGACAAGTCCTTTCAGGAGCAGGCGAAGGAGCTGCGCGATCAAGCGAAGAAGCTGATCACTTCACTTTCTGATGAGTTATTTGGCAGATCTGCGGAGCAGTTTTTGGAAGAGCTTCAGGAGCTTGCTCCTCTGATGAAGGCATTATCCGAGCTTGTTATCGAATTTGGTCAAGGCTATGAAGCGGCTAAACGCGCGAAAGGGATGCTCGATTTTGGTGATTTGGAGCATTATTGCTTGCGTATTTTGCGTGATCCGTCTTCTACACCTGAACAAATGCTGCCTTCGATTGCAGCGATTGAATTCCAGCAGCAATTCGATGAAATATTGCTTGATGAATATCAAGATACGAATATGGTGCAGGAAGCAATCGTTTCGTTAATTGAACGGCCAGGTGCTGGCAACCGGTTTATGGTTGGCGATGTTAAGCAAAGCATATATGGCTTCCGCCTTGCTGAGCCGAAGCTGTTTTTGCAAAAATATAAATCGTATCTGTCTCGTCATGAGATGAACAAGCGATCGGAAACAGATGAGTCCGACGCTCTGCGCATCGATTTGGCGCGCAACTTTCGCAGTCGATCGGAAGTTGTTGATGGCGTGAATGCGGTTTTCCGCGCCATCATGCGCGAGACGGTAGCTGAAATGGATTACGATGAGCGAGCAGAACTCGTATGTGGCGCTACCTACCCAGATCCAGTGCCAGCCGATCGTTGTCAAGTTGAGTTTGCCGTGTTGAATAAAGCGGATGCAGATGACGAAGAGACAGCTGATGCCGATAACTCAGAGTCATCAGAGGGACAGGGTGAGGGAGAGCAAGGAGAAAATGGAACGCTCCTCGAATCAGCTTCCGAGCTAAAGGCGGCGCAGTTGGAGGCACGCTGGATTGCTCAGCAGCTGCAATCTCTTATCGACAGCGGATTCCAGGTTTATGATGGCAAACGTCGTGAGAATCGAAGTATGCAATGGCGGGATGTCGTTATCTTGTTAAGGGCGACCCAGCAGTGGGCGCCAATTATCATTGAGGAGCTGCAAGGAAGCGGTATTCCTGCGTATGCGGAGCTGAGCAGCGGCTATTTTGAAGCGACAGAAGTCGAGACGATGCTTTCCTTGTTAAGAGTTATCGATAATCCGTATCAGGATATTCCGCTTGCGGCTGCATTGCGATCGCCATTATTTGCATTAAACGGTGAGGAACTTGCAAGAATACGCATCCAATCTGCGAAATCAACGTATTATGATGCGGTCCTTCAAGCAGCAGGCGATTTGTTTATGGATGAGGACACGCGCAGGAAGCTTTCGCTTTTCTTGGACAGCTTGGATCGCTGGCGTGAGGAAGCAAGGCAGGGCTCGCTTGCTAATTTGCTATGGGAAATCTACCGCGAGACCGGGTATTACGATTTTGTAGGCGGCTTGCCAGGAGGGACGCAGCGTCAAGCGAATTTGCGTGCGCTGCATGACCGGGCTCGGCAGTATGAAGCGACCTCGTTCCGCGGTTTGTTTCGATTTCTAAGATTTATCGAACGTATGCGCGATAGCGGCGGCGACTTGGGTACTGCAAGAGCGCTCGGCGAACAAGAGGATGTCGTTCGCATCATGTCCATTCATAAGAGCAAGGGGCTTGAATTTCCGGTTGTATTCGTAGCAGGTCTAGGCAAGCTGTTCAATCAGCAGGATGTGCGAAGTGCGTTCTTGAAACACAAAGAGCTCGGTTTCGGGCCTCGTTTTGTTGATCCTGCTCTTCGCATTAGTTATCCTACACTTCCTTATTTGGCTATCCGAAGAGCCATGCGTAAAGAAATGCTAGCAGAGGAAATGCGTATTTTGTATGTTGCGCTAACCCGGCCAAAAGAAAAAATGTTTCTCGTCGCGACTGTAGCGGATGCCGAAGCCAAGCTTAAGCGATGGCTTTCTTCCGTCGATGCTTCAGGTAAAATGTCTGATTTCCGGGTTGCTGCAGCACGCTCGTTTATCGATTGGCTAGGTCCGCTAGCGGCTAGGCAAATCAATGACAGTCAGCTGGCTGACTACAATGCTCCGAACTGGCATGCTGGTGTTGTTTCAGCTTCTATATTCGGCACTGAAGCCGCAGCGGCGTCAGAGACGGAGCTGCAGGACCAGGACAAGGAAGAGCGGCTTCAAGCGGTTACTTCACTATCGCTTCTTGAGCATGTAGAAGCAGATGATGAGCTGCGTGAGCGGTTGGAATGGCATTATCCGCATCAAGAAGCGGCGGCACTCGCTGCCAAAACATCGGTTACGGAAATGAAGAGGCTGTATTCGGAGGAGCAGGAGGATGCGGTTCCATTAGACGAGCTGAATCAGCATCAGGCGAATACACATCTTCAAGAAGCTGCAACTGCTTCAGAAGCATCGTATACGTTCCGACTGCGCCGTCCAGCCTTTATGGAGGAAAAGTCGCTTACAGCAGCTGAGAAGGGCTCTGTTAATCATTTGCTTATGCAGCTTGTCTCCCTCACAGAAGAAATAGATGAACCGATGCTTAAACAAACGCTTGATCATATGATTGAGCAGCGCTTATTAACAGTAAAGCAATCGGAGGCAATTGATTTGCCGAACGTCGCAGCTTTTTTCCGAAGCGAGCTGGGACAGCGGTTGTTAAACGCTAACTGGGTGCGAAGAGAGGTTCCGTTCAGCTGCATGTTCCCTGCTAAACGTGTTTATCCGAATTCAGATCTAGATGAGCCGATATTGATTCAAGGGGTAATAGACTGTTTGTTCGAGGATGCTGCTGGCGTCGTACTGCTCGATTATAAGACGGATCGAATTTATAAGGAGCAATGGGTGGAAGCAGCGGAGCGGCATCGTTTCCAGCTGGAGCTGTATGCCGAAGCAATCGAATCTGTTCTCGGGAGAAAAGTGGATGAGAGCCATGTCTTTTTCTTTGACGGGGGTCAATCCGTTCACCTTAAGAGAACAAACCAAATCTAA
- the addB gene encoding helicase-exonuclease AddAB subunit AddB, translating to MSLRFVIGRSGAGKTSYCLNEIRKQLRDQPDGPPLVMLVPEQATFQTEYALLQSGELNGTIRAQALSFRRLAFRVMQETGGTALVPINDTGKHMLLYKIVHRLGKQLELFQNGAEQPGFIDRLAELLTEWKRYGIDSELLQDKQDASKAEAGQSTLLKRKLHDLQLIYSQMEQELAGMYIDAEDYLRYLQNGFANASAMNGAHIWVDGFYGFTPTEYEALGTLIGSSAQVTVTLTLNRTYGIGELPHELDLFHPTAETYNKLMELAAQYEVEVDSPILLDEILPVRFKSSPMLAHLEKHYSERIPMLIADKTILDAEDARCGLSLHAAANRRAEVEAVARDIVRRARKEGLRWRDIAVMVRNAEDYTDYIGLVFADYGIPYFVDQKEKAVHHPLIEFIRSALETVLFGWRYDAVFRCIKTEMLFKVDGSLPRDWFDMLENYALAAGIDGWKWLDHKRWHPLVPVSLDDDEDIETKISEKAQREINIVLAAREVVVPPLRRFSDALNKAENVQGMCEALYRLLDESEAADKLERWSIQDTGAGKTQRARSHKQLWDSVMQLLDQLVELAGKQTVTPELFAGMIEAGLDSLKLAAVPPALDQVLIGSMDRTRSGHIHVCYVLGANDGIMPMRVKEDGILTESERERLADDGIVMAPGVRRRLLDERFMIYNALTTPSKHLWLSWAQADEEGKSLLPSEIVRHVRQLFPGIAVQSIAAEPSPSLPLSEQRKFVSQPQRTMSYLIGAIRKWQQGAVIAPFWWDLYNWYAVRPEWQQKLQLLTSSLTYENQEQFLSKDTARELYGARLQVSVSRMERFVSCPFQHFAIHGLKLRERKLYRLDAPDVGQLFHAALSKVATSFGGRWGKTSEAELKAVVSQTVDDLVPKLQSQILLSSSRFQYIARKLKEIVGQAALMLGEHARRAQFHPVGTEVDFGPDGKLPALRIPLEAGGEIEIIGRIDRVDAAETEEGLLLRVLDYKSSSTHLRLEEVAHGLSLQMLTYLDVLVTHASAWLGRPASPAGVLYFHVHNPILALTNSISPSEANGQLLKRFKMRGLVTADSETVRLMDDELDTGYSELLPVALKRDGSFYSSSSVVSNEQWDVLRHSVRNTISRIGSSIQSGDVSIEPYRIGTKTPCQYCDYKAVCQFDAQFDGNEYRKLSKPSKEHIWQQLEGE from the coding sequence ATGTCGCTTCGCTTTGTCATCGGGCGTTCGGGAGCCGGAAAAACATCCTATTGCTTGAATGAAATAAGAAAGCAGCTGCGCGATCAACCGGACGGACCGCCGCTCGTCATGCTTGTACCGGAACAGGCTACTTTTCAAACCGAATATGCGCTGCTGCAGAGCGGTGAATTAAACGGGACGATCAGGGCGCAGGCGCTAAGCTTTCGGCGCCTTGCCTTTCGGGTCATGCAGGAGACGGGCGGAACGGCGCTCGTTCCGATTAACGATACGGGGAAGCATATGCTTCTCTACAAGATCGTACATCGGCTCGGAAAGCAGCTTGAGCTGTTTCAAAATGGTGCGGAACAGCCTGGATTCATCGATAGGCTTGCAGAGCTTCTAACAGAGTGGAAAAGGTACGGAATAGATTCCGAGCTCTTACAGGACAAGCAGGACGCTTCTAAGGCAGAAGCAGGCCAATCAACATTGCTAAAGCGCAAGCTGCATGATTTGCAGCTCATTTATAGTCAGATGGAGCAGGAACTCGCGGGCATGTATATAGACGCCGAGGATTATTTGCGTTATTTGCAAAATGGTTTTGCTAATGCCTCTGCTATGAATGGCGCGCATATATGGGTGGATGGATTTTATGGATTTACGCCAACGGAATATGAAGCGCTAGGAACGTTGATCGGTTCATCCGCTCAGGTGACGGTCACACTTACACTAAACAGAACTTATGGAATAGGCGAGCTGCCGCATGAACTGGATCTGTTTCATCCAACAGCCGAAACCTACAATAAGCTGATGGAGCTGGCTGCTCAATATGAGGTTGAGGTCGATTCTCCCATATTGCTAGACGAAATTCTTCCTGTTCGGTTTAAAAGCAGTCCAATGCTTGCTCATCTTGAGAAGCATTATAGCGAGAGAATACCGATGCTTATTGCTGACAAAACGATATTGGACGCAGAAGATGCACGCTGCGGCTTGTCGCTGCATGCTGCTGCGAATCGACGTGCCGAGGTTGAGGCCGTTGCACGCGATATCGTTCGCAGAGCTCGTAAAGAAGGGCTGCGCTGGCGGGATATTGCGGTTATGGTACGAAATGCGGAGGATTATACCGACTATATCGGACTTGTCTTTGCTGATTACGGCATTCCTTATTTTGTCGATCAGAAGGAGAAGGCCGTCCATCATCCATTGATTGAGTTTATTCGGTCTGCGCTTGAAACCGTCTTGTTTGGCTGGCGATACGATGCGGTGTTCCGCTGCATTAAGACGGAGATGTTGTTCAAGGTTGACGGAAGTCTGCCTAGAGACTGGTTCGATATGCTGGAAAACTATGCGCTCGCTGCAGGCATTGATGGCTGGAAATGGCTTGACCATAAGCGGTGGCATCCGTTAGTTCCTGTTTCACTTGATGATGACGAGGATATAGAGACCAAAATCAGCGAAAAGGCGCAGCGTGAAATCAATATCGTACTTGCAGCCAGAGAGGTTGTTGTTCCTCCTCTTCGCCGCTTCTCTGATGCACTGAATAAGGCCGAAAATGTTCAAGGGATGTGCGAGGCTTTATATCGTTTGCTCGATGAATCCGAAGCAGCAGATAAGCTCGAGCGCTGGAGCATTCAAGATACTGGAGCAGGGAAAACACAAAGAGCAAGAAGCCACAAGCAGCTTTGGGACAGTGTCATGCAGCTTTTGGATCAATTAGTTGAACTGGCTGGAAAACAGACCGTAACACCAGAATTGTTCGCCGGCATGATTGAGGCGGGGCTTGACAGCTTGAAGCTTGCTGCGGTACCGCCAGCGCTTGATCAAGTATTGATCGGCAGCATGGACCGAACACGGTCGGGGCATATACATGTATGTTACGTGCTAGGTGCAAATGACGGCATCATGCCAATGCGTGTGAAAGAAGACGGCATTCTTACTGAATCGGAGCGGGAACGTTTGGCTGATGATGGAATCGTAATGGCCCCAGGGGTGCGCAGGCGCCTGCTTGATGAGCGATTTATGATCTATAACGCATTGACCACGCCAAGCAAGCATTTATGGCTTAGCTGGGCACAAGCCGACGAGGAAGGGAAAAGCTTGCTGCCTTCAGAGATTGTAAGGCATGTCCGTCAGTTGTTCCCGGGCATAGCCGTTCAAAGTATCGCAGCAGAGCCATCGCCAAGCTTGCCATTGTCCGAGCAAAGAAAGTTCGTCTCGCAGCCGCAGCGAACGATGTCCTATTTGATCGGAGCTATTCGGAAATGGCAGCAGGGAGCAGTTATTGCGCCTTTCTGGTGGGATCTATACAATTGGTACGCGGTTCGTCCGGAGTGGCAGCAGAAGCTTCAGCTGCTGACAAGCTCCTTAACTTATGAGAACCAAGAGCAGTTCCTTTCTAAGGATACAGCACGAGAGCTTTATGGAGCGAGGTTGCAAGTTAGCGTATCGCGCATGGAACGGTTCGTATCGTGTCCATTTCAGCATTTTGCCATACACGGCCTAAAGCTGAGGGAAAGAAAGCTTTACCGGCTGGATGCCCCTGATGTTGGTCAATTGTTTCACGCTGCTCTAAGTAAGGTGGCGACGAGTTTTGGAGGACGCTGGGGAAAAACATCGGAAGCGGAGCTTAAGGCGGTCGTCTCGCAAACGGTCGATGATTTGGTTCCTAAGTTGCAATCCCAAATCTTGTTAAGCAGCAGTCGTTTTCAATATATCGCTCGCAAGCTGAAGGAAATTGTTGGCCAAGCAGCGCTTATGCTGGGTGAACATGCGCGAAGGGCGCAATTCCATCCCGTAGGCACCGAGGTCGATTTTGGCCCTGATGGGAAGCTGCCTGCACTCCGCATTCCGCTTGAGGCGGGCGGTGAGATAGAGATTATCGGCAGGATCGACCGTGTTGATGCTGCAGAAACGGAGGAAGGTCTGCTGCTGCGCGTGCTTGATTACAAATCGAGCTCGACGCATCTAAGACTTGAAGAAGTTGCCCATGGGCTTTCCCTGCAGATGCTGACTTATTTGGATGTACTGGTTACACATGCATCGGCATGGCTTGGTCGACCTGCTTCTCCGGCCGGTGTACTTTATTTTCATGTGCATAATCCAATTCTGGCGCTGACCAACAGCATTAGCCCTTCTGAAGCAAACGGTCAGCTCTTAAAGCGATTCAAAATGCGTGGACTGGTTACGGCTGATTCGGAAACCGTTAGACTGATGGACGATGAGCTGGACACTGGCTATTCAGAGCTGCTGCCCGTTGCTTTGAAGCGGGATGGAAGCTTTTATAGCAGCTCTTCGGTCGTCTCGAATGAACAATGGGACGTGCTTCGCCATTCTGTTAGAAATACAATCAGCCGAATTGGCAGCTCGATACAGTCAGGTGATGTTTCAATTGAGCCTTATCGTATCGGAACAAAAACACCTTGCCAGTATTGCGATTATAAAGCGGTTTGTCAGTTTGATGCTCAGTTCGACGGAAATGAGTATAGGAAGCTGAGCAAACCTTCTAAGGAACATATATGGCAGCAGCTAGAGGGGGAGTAA